The DNA segment GTCCATGGCAGCCATGGTGGTGATGGGAGCAGGGAGGACGGTCCTCCACAGCTTCTTCCCCTGAAGACACAACCACAGACTTTTAGTTTATTCACTCTGATTTCTCCAGAatgatgtcacagacacagtttgttgtaaacacatttacatctgGTTTCATATTTATTATCAGCAtcagtcagagcggcagccattttgtttttaggttGTTGGTCCGTCCGTCCGTCTTCTCGTGGAAACGATGTCTCcataacaccttgagggaatttcttcacaAACTTCTTGGCACAAaccttcacttggactcaaggacgaactgattagactttgggggtcaaaggtcaaggtcagtgtgagctCAGAAAACACGTTTTAGCTGTTATTTAAGACTTAGGAGACGCTCTGGTCCTGACTGAAGCTGATGTGTCGAGACTTTAAACTGGGATCTGTCCCACCTGAGTGAACTCAGACTGTCTCTGGTGGTAGAGGACACAGACACCTTTACCTTCTGTGTGAAGCCCTGCAGACTCTCGTCAGTGCAGCCGACCACCACGTTCTTCCCGACCCTCACCAGACCGACCGGGTGAGACGTCAGCTCGATGCAGTACTTGGGTTTGTCCGACTCCCTGAggagcagagacacaaacatctgtcagCTCACATCGTCGTTTCACATTTCAACTCCACATTCAACTGATTACAGGAACAGGAGCTCCTCTCCcagtcaggtgtgtgtctcacctgcgCAGGATGTAGATGTTTCCGTTGCGACACGCCACCGTGATGCGAAACTCCACATCGAACTGACCCGTCACATCCATCATGGTGGGAGCGGCCGGCAGCGACATCTTCAGCAGACGGATAAAATGAACCATCAGCACTGATCAGGACTGTTACACACTCAAACCTGTCCAGGGCCTTTTCTGAGTTTCCAGGATATTTTGggtcattttgaaataaaatctaattcTTCCAGGTTTTTCCAGgaagtgtgtgaacatgtgagaGATGAAGATGTGAGTGTGATCAGCATAAATATAGTGACTAAAGTTGTGTTGATGATCAgctcctgtgtttctgttctgtgtgtagGACCAGTTCAGCCCAGAGACCGGTGGTCCAGGTGGTCCCGCCTGTCCCGGCGTGGTGTCTGATGGGAGTTTACCTTGGAGAGGATGATGAAAGCTTCTGGGTCGAGAACGTAGACGTCGTTGTTCTCTGTCCCGATCACCAAACAGCTGACGCCGTCCTCGTCGGCCGTGCTCTTCTTCAGCGTCCCGATGCAGGTGATGACTGTCTGACAGAGAGGACGCAGTGAGAGTCAGGTAAACCAGGTGATACCGCCTTAAAATCACATCATGACATGTACGACAATATCACAATATACAACAATATACATTAAGTGTTTGTTTACTGCTGTCGTCATGGAAACGCTCTGAGCTTTAACTGGGTGTAAATCGCCTCCTTGAGGTCAGAGATCAACTCAGTCCTGCTGAGTGACTCACTGTCATCGCAGTCATGGTGATGTCAACACAAGGCAACATCAGACAGACTGACTCATATGACGCGTGATGTCAGCTTACCTGccgtctgattggctgctgtttgtGCAGCTGGACGAACTCGTCCATGTCGCCGGTCTCCAGAGACAGGAACCTGAGCGAGCGGACGGACAGCGGGACGTCGGCCTTCTTCCTGATGCCCTCCAACATCTCCTTCAGGGTCAGAGGGTCGATCTGCCCCTCCCTCGCCTGCTGCCACACgtcctgaccaatcagagcattCAGCATGTCAGGTACAGTACACAGGTGTATTAGCAGCAcaggtgagcagcagctgaaccaTCAAACCTCACGATCATATTCCAAATGATCAGTCAGTCTGATTTTCATCCTGTGACCTCATCACTATGGTGACGCAGCTGAGACCTTCCCCCCAacaccagacacaaacacacacctgttccaGTGTGTTGACCTCAAGCCCAGGCAGCGTGAACTTGAAGTACGGTCTCAGGTTCTTGTAGACATAGACGCAGGGTCCGGACGCCACAGCGACGGCGGGGATGCGCGGCTCGTGTAGGTCCATGAAGAAGGCGACGAGGCCAGCGGGCAGGTCCAGCAGGGTGCTCTCACTCACCAGTGCCGTGCCGCGGTACACCTTCAGTTTCATCCCGGACGAGCCCGAGCCCAGGTCCCCCACCACCAGCTGGCTCTCCCCGTCCCCGCTCAGGTCCGCCAGGTCCACGCAGGACGAGAAGGTGTACAGACCCGCCACCGGGTCGTAGTGAGCGTCCAGCCACTTCCCTCCATCACCGCTCGACTCAGACATGATGACAGCGCTATCAAACTTTATTCACACAGGGACACCTGCTCTACggcacaggtacacacacaggtacacacacaggtacacacacacacacacacacacacacacacacacacacaggttcataATAAATGGAATAAATTCAGGAGTTGTGATTTGACATCCTCATAGTCTAAAACATAGGATCTATAACTGATCTATAACTGATAAATGATCAGTTAAAACATCAGGGACTGTAAATAACAAAGCTTTCATCGactaaaataatcattttactCACTTTGTTTTCAAACAGTGAACACAGAAGCAATCTGATCGATTAATCAATAACGAAAATGAAAGTCATTTATCACAATTTATAAAGAAGAGATCTGTCAATATGTCTACTACAGCAGATGGTTGATTATTGATTACTACTAATAAAGACCTGCTGTATCACCATAGTTACAGGTACAGTAACTGTGATCCGTCTAAAATAAACTCTAATTAATCCCCACCCCCCGCCTCACCGTTGGCATGGAAACGTGTTGACGCGTCTCGTTGATCCTGATGTCGTCTTCTTTTTTATCACGAAGCGGCGGGAAGACTGTTCAGTGGACAGTTACAGGTGTTCTGACAGATCCAGACTGGTCCAGGTAAAGTGTCCGAGCTGCAGCTAGCTGCCGGTTCTAAGCCTCTAATCCACCTGGTCTACAAATCCGCTTCAGTCCTGATCCTCATCCGCCTCTACGCTGCCAACGCTGTCCCCGTCTGATGACGTCGTTCTCAGCCCTCGTTGTTTacgttattttttttatttattttttttactttttagtcttgtactttttatttcttaaggAGCCgagaacaataaataaaataaatcacattatatccagttaatattatatataaatattctcGTATATAACTTTTAATAagcaaattcttttttttatttgtgtatgatttttgttttgttttggtggatGGGGTGTATAACCTTAAGTTGATAACTACTTACTCAATTTCTTCCtgagctttcagccacatctgCTGTGGCCTTCATTCTTCCTCCAAAaccagtttttgtttgtttgtttgtcgtttttcagtctttattgGAAAACGCAGAACAGGAGATGTGTGCTGTGTAGACAGAGTATAAAGGTAAAATCATACCTgtaaaattcaattcaaacagacagtaaaaataaagttaacATTTCTGTTCacactttacaaaataaaagagtttTAAGTTCATTAAGCAGAACAGTTTACTGCTAGAATATTTACACTTATGGAAATTAAATTTGGCAGTAAGTACGATCAGAA comes from the Seriola aureovittata isolate HTS-2021-v1 ecotype China chromosome 21, ASM2101889v1, whole genome shotgun sequence genome and includes:
- the bbs1 gene encoding Bardet-Biedl syndrome 1 protein, encoding MSESSGDGGKWLDAHYDPVAGLYTFSSCVDLADLSGDGESQLVVGDLGSGSSGMKLKVYRGTALVSESTLLDLPAGLVAFFMDLHEPRIPAVAVASGPCVYVYKNLRPYFKFTLPGLEVNTLEQDVWQQAREGQIDPLTLKEMLEGIRKKADVPLSVRSLRFLSLETGDMDEFVQLHKQQPIRRQTVITCIGTLKKSTADEDGVSCLVIGTENNDVYVLDPEAFIILSKMSLPAAPTMMDVTGQFDVEFRITVACRNGNIYILRRESDKPKYCIELTSHPVGLVRVGKNVVVGCTDESLQGFTQKGKKLWRTVLPAPITTMAAMDLPTRGFQAVLVGLANCEVQLYRDKNLLSTIKTPDTVSSVCFGRYGREDGTLVMTTKGGGLMVKILKRTAAFEDRDSAPGPPLAQSIRLNVPKKTKLYVDQTLRERENGLAMHRAFQMDLSRLRLAAAKAYVKALESSLTPMSSSLSEPLKMNAVVQGLGPSFKLTLNVQNTAACRPVMSLAISFLYDESLYRMRNPYMRIPLLVPGLIYPVETFVECTSDKGISDIIKVFVLHEGRSSPLLTAHINMPVSEGLTLN